Proteins encoded by one window of Pseudorca crassidens isolate mPseCra1 chromosome 3, mPseCra1.hap1, whole genome shotgun sequence:
- the RGS14 gene encoding regulator of G-protein signaling 14 isoform X1, with protein MVNLELDPIPAPCHFWISVLSQTRLWLSQMEEFLKKEFSAENVTFWKACERFQQIPASDTQQLAQEARNIYQEFLSSQALSPVNIDRQAWLSEEVLAEPRPDMFRAQQLQIFNLMKFDSYARFVKSPLYRECLLAEAEGRPLREPGSSRLGSPDATRKKPKLKPGKSLPLGVEELGQLPPAEGPGGRPLRSSFRRELGGGASNSALRRESQGSLNSSASLDLGFLAFVSSKSESHRKSLGSSEGESESRPGKYCCVYLPDGTASLALARPGLTIRDMLEGICEKRGLSLPDIKVYLVGNEQKALVLDQDCTVLADQEVRLENRITFELELAPLERVVRISAKPTKRLQEALQPILAKHGLSPQQVSLRRPGEKQPLDLRKLVSSVAAERLVLDALPGVKITEAGDISPCLSQGGPPTIQDKAAHLPPLSLNSLAQAPSSITGKRQTCDIEGLVELLNRVQSSGAHDQRGLLRKEDLVLPEFLQLPAQGANSQEAPPQTESAAQPKGSPSDSTAHSAL; from the exons ATGGTCAATCTGGAATTGGACCCCATCCCCGCTCCCTGCCACTTCTGGATCTCCGTCCTGTCTCAGACCAG GTTGTGGCTGTCTCAGATGGAG gagttCCTGAAGAAGGAGTTCAGTGCTGAGAACGTGACATTCTGGAAGGCCTGCGAGCGCTTCCAGCAGATCCCCGCCAGCGACACCCAgcag TTAGCTCAGGAGGCCCGGAACATCTACCAGGAGTTTCTGTCCAGCCAGGCACTGAGCCCTGTGAACATCGACAGGCAGGCCTGGCTCAGCGAGGAGGTGCTGGCAGAGCCCCGACCAGACATGTTCCGGGCACAGCAGCTTCAG ATCTTCAACTTGATGAAGTTTGACAGCTATGCACGCTTCGTCAAATCGCCGCTGTACCGCGAGTGCCTCCTTGCGGAGGCCGAGGGTCGCCCCCTGCGGGAACCTGGCTCTTCGCGCCTTGGCAGCCCTGACGCCACGAGAAAG AAGCCGAAGCTGAAGCCCGGAAAGTCGCTGCCGCTGGGCGTGGAGGAGTTGGGGCAGCTGCCTCCTGCTGAGGGCCCTGGGGGCCGCCCACTCCGCTCGTCCTTCCGCAGAG AACTAGGGGGCGGCGCGTCAAACTCAGCCTTGCGCCGAGAGTCCCAGGGGTCCCTCAACTCCTCTGCCAGTCTGGACCTCGGCTTTCTTGCCTTTGTCAGCAGCAAATCTGAG AGCCACCGGAAGAGCCTTGGGAGCTCAGAAGGCGAGAGTGAAAGCCGACCAGGGAAGTATTGCTGCGTGTACCTGCCTGATGGCACAGCCTCCTTGGCCCTAGCCCGACCTGGCCTCACCATCCGTGACATGCTGGAAGGCATCTGTGAGAAACGAGGCCTCTCTCTACCTGACATCAAGGTCTACCTGGTGGGCAATGAGCAG AAGGCCCTGGTCCTGGATCAGGACTGCACCGTACTGGCGGACCAGGAAGTGCGGCTGGAGAACAGAATCACTTTCGA GCTCGAGTTGGCGCCGCTGGAGCGCGTGGTGCGGATCTCCGCCAAGCCCACCAAGCGGCTGCAGGAAGCGCTGCAGCCCATCCTGGCGAAGCACGGCCTGAGCCCGCAACAGGTGTCGCTTCGTCGG CCAGGCGAGAAGCAGCCACTAGATCTGAGGAAGCTAGTGAGTTCGGTGGCGGCCGAGAGATTGGTTTTGGACGCTCTCCCAG GTGTGAAGATCACTGAAGCTGGCGACATATCGCCCTGCCTCAGCCAG GGTGGCCCGCCTACAATCCAGGACAAGGCCGCCCACCTCCCTCCACTGTCCCTGAACTCGCTGGCCCAGGCACCCAGTAGTATCACTGGGAAGCGGCAGACCTGTGACATTGAAG GCCTGGTGGAGCTGCTGAACCGGGTGCAGAGCAGTGGAGCCCATGACCAGAGGGGCCTTCTGCGCAAAGAGGACCTGGTGCTTCCAGAATTTCTGCAGCTGCCTGCCCAAGGAGCCAACTCCCAGGAAGCCCCACCACAGACTGAATCAGCGGCCCAGCCCAAGGGGAGCCCCTCAGACTCCACTGCGCACTCGGCCCTCTGA
- the RGS14 gene encoding regulator of G-protein signaling 14 isoform X2, translating to MPGKPKHLGVPNGRMVVAVSDGELSSTAGPQGQGEGRGSSLSIHSLPSGPSSPFPTEEQPVASWGLSFERLLQDPLGLAYFTEFLKKEFSAENVTFWKACERFQQIPASDTQQLAQEARNIYQEFLSSQALSPVNIDRQAWLSEEVLAEPRPDMFRAQQLQIFNLMKFDSYARFVKSPLYRECLLAEAEGRPLREPGSSRLGSPDATRKKPKLKPGKSLPLGVEELGQLPPAEGPGGRPLRSSFRRELGGGASNSALRRESQGSLNSSASLDLGFLAFVSSKSESHRKSLGSSEGESESRPGKYCCVYLPDGTASLALARPGLTIRDMLEGICEKRGLSLPDIKVYLVGNEQKALVLDQDCTVLADQEVRLENRITFELELAPLERVVRISAKPTKRLQEALQPILAKHGLSPQQVSLRRPGEKQPLDLRKLVSSVAAERLVLDALPGVKITEAGDISPCLSQGGPPTIQDKAAHLPPLSLNSLAQAPSSITGKRQTCDIEGLVELLNRVQSSGAHDQRGLLRKEDLVLPEFLQLPAQGANSQEAPPQTESAAQPKGSPSDSTAHSAL from the exons atgccagggaagcccaagcacctGGGCGTCCCCAACGGACGCATG GTTGTGGCTGTCTCAGATGGAG AGCTGAGCAGCACGGCGGGGCCCCAGGGCCAGGGAGAGGGCCGAGGCAGCTCCCTCAGCATCCACAGCCTTCCCAGTGGCCCCAGCAGCCCCTTCCCCACCGAGGAGCAGCCTGTGGCCAGCTGGGGCCTGTCCTTCGAGCGGCTGCTGCAGGACCCGCTGGGCCTGGCTTACTTCACT gagttCCTGAAGAAGGAGTTCAGTGCTGAGAACGTGACATTCTGGAAGGCCTGCGAGCGCTTCCAGCAGATCCCCGCCAGCGACACCCAgcag TTAGCTCAGGAGGCCCGGAACATCTACCAGGAGTTTCTGTCCAGCCAGGCACTGAGCCCTGTGAACATCGACAGGCAGGCCTGGCTCAGCGAGGAGGTGCTGGCAGAGCCCCGACCAGACATGTTCCGGGCACAGCAGCTTCAG ATCTTCAACTTGATGAAGTTTGACAGCTATGCACGCTTCGTCAAATCGCCGCTGTACCGCGAGTGCCTCCTTGCGGAGGCCGAGGGTCGCCCCCTGCGGGAACCTGGCTCTTCGCGCCTTGGCAGCCCTGACGCCACGAGAAAG AAGCCGAAGCTGAAGCCCGGAAAGTCGCTGCCGCTGGGCGTGGAGGAGTTGGGGCAGCTGCCTCCTGCTGAGGGCCCTGGGGGCCGCCCACTCCGCTCGTCCTTCCGCAGAG AACTAGGGGGCGGCGCGTCAAACTCAGCCTTGCGCCGAGAGTCCCAGGGGTCCCTCAACTCCTCTGCCAGTCTGGACCTCGGCTTTCTTGCCTTTGTCAGCAGCAAATCTGAG AGCCACCGGAAGAGCCTTGGGAGCTCAGAAGGCGAGAGTGAAAGCCGACCAGGGAAGTATTGCTGCGTGTACCTGCCTGATGGCACAGCCTCCTTGGCCCTAGCCCGACCTGGCCTCACCATCCGTGACATGCTGGAAGGCATCTGTGAGAAACGAGGCCTCTCTCTACCTGACATCAAGGTCTACCTGGTGGGCAATGAGCAG AAGGCCCTGGTCCTGGATCAGGACTGCACCGTACTGGCGGACCAGGAAGTGCGGCTGGAGAACAGAATCACTTTCGA GCTCGAGTTGGCGCCGCTGGAGCGCGTGGTGCGGATCTCCGCCAAGCCCACCAAGCGGCTGCAGGAAGCGCTGCAGCCCATCCTGGCGAAGCACGGCCTGAGCCCGCAACAGGTGTCGCTTCGTCGG CCAGGCGAGAAGCAGCCACTAGATCTGAGGAAGCTAGTGAGTTCGGTGGCGGCCGAGAGATTGGTTTTGGACGCTCTCCCAG GTGTGAAGATCACTGAAGCTGGCGACATATCGCCCTGCCTCAGCCAG GGTGGCCCGCCTACAATCCAGGACAAGGCCGCCCACCTCCCTCCACTGTCCCTGAACTCGCTGGCCCAGGCACCCAGTAGTATCACTGGGAAGCGGCAGACCTGTGACATTGAAG GCCTGGTGGAGCTGCTGAACCGGGTGCAGAGCAGTGGAGCCCATGACCAGAGGGGCCTTCTGCGCAAAGAGGACCTGGTGCTTCCAGAATTTCTGCAGCTGCCTGCCCAAGGAGCCAACTCCCAGGAAGCCCCACCACAGACTGAATCAGCGGCCCAGCCCAAGGGGAGCCCCTCAGACTCCACTGCGCACTCGGCCCTCTGA